A single window of Providencia alcalifaciens DNA harbors:
- a CDS encoding type II toxin-antitoxin system VapC family toxin → MKKIIVDTNILISLMKKSSNNANKLGTDGFSSVDDLELRSKALLDHIERSGGTIVIPTPVLAEYLLGIDGEANKHAHVNLISSMNCFEILPFEELASVECSMLPSKQEFKQFIKQINSNETANKVRFDRQIIAIAKANGINEIWSSDGEVIKKGREVGIDVKSISEIQPIPLSDQFKLNLLDEIEAPTDKNQLN, encoded by the coding sequence TTGAAAAAAATAATAGTGGACACCAATATCCTCATCAGTTTAATGAAGAAAAGTTCCAATAATGCAAACAAGCTGGGGACTGACGGATTCTCCTCTGTTGATGACTTAGAGTTAAGGTCTAAAGCGCTGCTTGACCACATAGAGAGAAGCGGCGGAACAATTGTGATACCTACCCCTGTACTTGCAGAATACTTATTAGGCATTGATGGAGAAGCAAATAAGCATGCTCATGTTAATCTAATTTCTAGCATGAACTGTTTTGAAATACTTCCCTTTGAGGAACTGGCTTCTGTTGAGTGCTCCATGCTTCCATCAAAGCAAGAATTTAAGCAATTTATCAAACAAATAAACTCCAATGAGACCGCGAATAAAGTTAGATTTGATAGACAAATCATAGCCATAGCTAAGGCTAATGGAATCAATGAAATCTGGAGTTCTGATGGTGAAGTCATTAAAAAAGGAAGGGAGGTTGGGATTGATGTTAAATCTATTTCAGAGATTCAACCCATACCTTTATCAGATCAATTCAAATTAAATCTATTAGATGAGATTGAAGCCCCTACAGATAAGAATCAACTAAACTAA
- a CDS encoding LexA family protein: MKKINEIIGERLKSIRESRGLSQAQLAKLCGYSAASRIGNYELGERKISADDALVISEALGVSPAELMFGDRSDQVVSNYEYPLFSKVQAGAFTENSNAYTRSDAIAWIPTAKKASDSAFWLEVEGHSMTAPQGGRPSFPEGMLILVDPDQDVDFGDFCIARLHGDEFTFKRLIRESGQDYLEPLNPRFDLIPINGNCQIIGKVVKSQWPDDTF; this comes from the coding sequence ATGAAAAAAATAAATGAAATTATTGGCGAGAGACTAAAGTCTATTCGTGAATCTAGAGGATTAAGCCAAGCGCAACTTGCAAAGCTGTGCGGATATTCCGCAGCCTCTAGAATTGGAAATTATGAACTCGGGGAAAGAAAGATAAGTGCTGATGATGCTTTAGTTATCAGCGAGGCTTTAGGCGTTTCACCTGCTGAGTTGATGTTTGGTGATAGGAGCGATCAGGTTGTTAGCAACTATGAGTACCCTCTATTTTCCAAGGTGCAAGCAGGTGCGTTTACTGAAAATAGCAATGCATACACTAGAAGCGATGCCATTGCATGGATACCAACTGCCAAGAAAGCAAGCGATAGCGCATTCTGGTTAGAGGTCGAAGGTCATTCCATGACAGCCCCGCAAGGCGGGCGTCCGAGCTTCCCTGAAGGGATGCTGATACTTGTTGACCCTGACCAGGATGTAGACTTTGGTGATTTTTGCATAGCGAGATTACACGGTGATGAGTTCACATTTAAGCGATTGATTAGAGAGTCAGGTCAAGATTATCTGGAGCCGTTAAACCCACGGTTTGACCTTATCCCAATCAATGGCAACTGCCAGATTATAGGCAAAGTGGTTAAGTCTCAGTGGCCTGACGACACGTTTTAG
- a CDS encoding helix-turn-helix transcriptional regulator encodes MNNIAEQRKKLGISQAVLASSIGWGQSRIANYELNIRTPSLNDCRVIVEALQKLGAKCSLDDVFPPQAA; translated from the coding sequence ATGAATAACATCGCAGAACAGCGAAAAAAATTAGGAATTTCTCAGGCTGTTTTGGCTTCATCAATCGGATGGGGTCAATCTCGTATTGCAAACTACGAGCTAAATATTAGAACGCCTAGCCTTAATGATTGTCGAGTAATCGTTGAGGCATTACAAAAACTTGGTGCAAAATGTTCATTAGATGACGTTTTCCCGCCGCAAGCTGCATAA
- a CDS encoding replication protein yields MDNSKLGHVAIFRSLLNASWAEDTVKLALWVRLLGQARHKPTTVEFGGVSWDLRTGQLVTKAKVLARKLKDAKGKEKTEKQIRDMLDFFEQEGMITRTGTRHGTIITITNYLEYQWNDEVTKQVTNEVTIKRSDTIASSVVEVTNLVTKEVKQNKNVLEQEINTPLTPQEGDCEKLISTNRKNNIPYIEIMNAFNEAAGDRLPNAESLNDKRKRAISKFLKELKEPTVEAAKNYFEYFMSSAKEFYFGENDSGWRANFDYLLRPATVLKTREGSL; encoded by the coding sequence ATGGATAACTCTAAGCTTGGTCATGTCGCGATATTCAGGAGCCTACTTAACGCAAGCTGGGCTGAAGATACAGTGAAGCTTGCACTATGGGTAAGATTGTTAGGGCAGGCAAGACATAAACCGACGACGGTTGAGTTTGGCGGTGTATCTTGGGATCTTCGGACTGGTCAACTGGTAACAAAAGCAAAAGTTTTAGCTCGAAAACTGAAAGATGCAAAGGGAAAGGAAAAGACTGAAAAACAAATCAGGGACATGTTGGATTTTTTTGAACAGGAAGGGATGATAACCCGTACTGGCACACGGCATGGAACAATAATTACAATCACAAATTACCTTGAATATCAGTGGAATGACGAGGTGACAAAGCAAGTTACTAATGAGGTGACAATCAAACGTAGTGATACCATCGCTTCAAGCGTAGTTGAGGTTACTAACCTAGTAACAAAAGAAGTGAAACAGAATAAGAATGTACTTGAACAAGAAATAAATACTCCCCTAACCCCTCAAGAGGGGGACTGTGAAAAGTTAATTTCAACTAATCGAAAAAATAACATTCCCTACATCGAAATTATGAATGCGTTCAACGAAGCAGCAGGAGATAGATTGCCAAATGCTGAATCGCTGAATGACAAAAGAAAACGAGCTATCTCAAAATTCCTGAAAGAACTCAAAGAGCCAACGGTCGAAGCGGCTAAAAACTATTTTGAATATTTCATGAGCTCAGCCAAGGAGTTTTATTTTGGCGAAAACGATTCTGGTTGGAGAGCGAATTTCGATTACCTGTTAAGACCAGCGACAGTATTAAAAACTAGGGAAGGTTCATTATGA
- a CDS encoding replicative DNA helicase gives MSYQVPRSIETEQSVIGSLLIDPNSDNAQRVFSVLKPDDFYGTHHKIIFEQMRSMASKHQPIDILTVSDSLKATGSEGTTGGLGYLAEIAKNTPSAANVIHYSKKIKEYASERYAIEKINEATRLLIEPSTLSFGEKMEFVQKLVTDASENGVTGRKSGLKNMAELLPEWFEGVENMFNNPDQFIGLKTGIKPLDDMLAPKFVVRGSLFVIGARPKMGKTTVLTEMAKNVSDNGLAVALFSMEMSNEQLVERMVSQKSGLNSDMFYGGTEDDFEWALLGKAISDLSEKPNIWVDDTAGMTLEHIQSECRKLKRKVGKIGFIGVDYLTLMKAGKADRNDIAYGEITKGLKQLAKELDTTVVLLTQLNRKLEDRPNKRPMPSDSRDTGQIEQDCDYWMGIYKDSVYNDKADKTLTELIVRLNRHGKAGTAFVDQKGLCLFDTDQTHAMARADMATANRNTPNHKDF, from the coding sequence ATGAGTTACCAAGTACCACGCAGCATAGAGACCGAGCAGAGTGTTATCGGATCCCTACTGATTGACCCAAACAGCGACAATGCTCAGCGTGTATTTTCCGTGTTGAAGCCAGATGATTTCTACGGCACCCACCACAAGATTATCTTTGAGCAAATGCGGTCAATGGCTAGCAAGCATCAACCGATTGATATCTTAACCGTGTCTGACAGCTTGAAAGCAACTGGCAGCGAAGGAACTACTGGCGGATTAGGTTATCTGGCTGAAATTGCAAAGAACACACCAAGCGCTGCAAACGTGATCCACTACTCGAAGAAAATCAAAGAGTATGCCAGTGAGCGTTACGCTATTGAGAAAATCAACGAAGCCACTCGGTTACTGATTGAGCCAAGCACTCTAAGCTTTGGTGAAAAAATGGAGTTCGTTCAAAAGCTAGTAACTGACGCAAGCGAAAACGGCGTTACTGGTCGAAAATCTGGCTTGAAGAACATGGCTGAGCTATTGCCTGAATGGTTCGAGGGCGTAGAAAACATGTTTAATAATCCAGATCAGTTTATAGGACTCAAAACAGGCATTAAGCCACTTGATGACATGCTGGCACCTAAATTTGTCGTGCGAGGATCTCTGTTCGTTATCGGTGCGCGTCCAAAGATGGGTAAGACAACCGTTCTAACTGAAATGGCGAAGAACGTTTCTGATAATGGTCTGGCAGTGGCTTTGTTCAGCATGGAAATGTCCAATGAGCAATTGGTTGAACGGATGGTAAGCCAGAAGTCAGGCTTGAATTCAGACATGTTCTACGGCGGCACTGAGGATGATTTCGAATGGGCACTACTCGGCAAGGCTATTAGTGACTTGAGCGAAAAACCTAACATTTGGGTTGATGATACAGCGGGAATGACACTTGAACACATTCAGTCAGAGTGCAGAAAGCTGAAACGCAAGGTTGGAAAAATCGGTTTTATCGGCGTGGATTATTTAACACTGATGAAAGCTGGCAAAGCAGACCGCAACGATATCGCCTACGGTGAAATCACTAAAGGTCTCAAGCAACTGGCTAAAGAGCTTGATACCACAGTGGTATTGCTCACGCAGCTAAACCGCAAACTTGAAGATAGACCCAACAAGCGCCCCATGCCAAGTGATAGCCGTGATACTGGTCAAATCGAGCAGGATTGTGATTACTGGATGGGAATATACAAAGACTCAGTTTACAACGACAAAGCCGACAAGACGCTTACAGAGCTGATTGTAAGACTTAACCGTCACGGCAAAGCTGGAACCGCATTTGTAGACCAGAAAGGACTTTGTTTATTCGACACCGATCAAACCCACGCAATGGCTAGAGCTGATATGGCAACCGCCAACCGTAACACACCAAATCATAAGGACTTCTAG
- a CDS encoding DUF551 domain-containing protein has protein sequence MQGTNWVNRKEKSPDIDGKYFTFGSHGRTTAWWKGDIEKFQNAESGENEGMQDMDGEVYMVTHWMNLPEKPLPPMPEGE, from the coding sequence ATGCAGGGAACTAATTGGGTAAATAGGAAAGAGAAATCGCCTGATATCGATGGTAAGTATTTTACATTCGGATCTCATGGTCGGACTACTGCATGGTGGAAAGGCGATATCGAAAAGTTTCAAAATGCTGAATCTGGCGAAAATGAAGGAATGCAAGACATGGATGGTGAAGTTTACATGGTCACGCATTGGATGAATTTACCAGAAAAGCCACTCCCACCAATGCCAGAGGGTGAATGA
- a CDS encoding DUF4752 family protein produces MSDETYKWIVATLSMMGYVWIVTQAFCWFVSLIFSKLFKRKSKERKQAAINELYDAFELGEIKDNQTIKVATKGGLVIMIYRQ; encoded by the coding sequence GTGAGTGATGAAACATACAAATGGATAGTAGCCACGCTATCAATGATGGGCTACGTGTGGATTGTTACACAAGCGTTTTGCTGGTTCGTAAGTTTGATATTCAGCAAGCTATTTAAACGTAAATCAAAGGAACGCAAGCAAGCGGCAATTAATGAGCTGTACGATGCTTTTGAACTTGGCGAAATCAAAGATAACCAAACAATTAAGGTCGCAACCAAAGGCGGTTTAGTCATTATGATTTATCGTCAATAG
- a CDS encoding recombination protein NinB, translated as MEADFLFHESTKNTAWQHLKEVLATNQPHRIIIKPWKNRRSLSQNSLSHMWYAEISKHLCKNGIKHTDESVKEMMKHTFLGYEEVEMINAVTGDIELIRRLRKTSDLDTGDMYFYMEQVERWAVDIGCFVTTPHTSEYMKLKEQQER; from the coding sequence TTGGAAGCAGATTTCCTCTTCCACGAATCAACCAAAAATACCGCATGGCAACATCTCAAAGAAGTTCTAGCAACAAACCAACCACACCGAATCATTATCAAGCCTTGGAAAAATCGCAGGTCATTATCTCAAAATTCACTTTCACATATGTGGTATGCCGAAATTAGTAAGCATTTGTGCAAGAACGGCATCAAACACACTGATGAGAGCGTTAAGGAGATGATGAAACATACCTTTTTAGGTTACGAAGAGGTTGAGATGATTAACGCTGTCACGGGCGATATAGAGCTAATTAGGCGGCTAAGAAAAACTTCTGATTTAGATACTGGCGATATGTATTTCTACATGGAGCAGGTCGAACGCTGGGCGGTAGATATTGGTTGTTTCGTGACAACCCCACACACAAGCGAATACATGAAACTCAAGGAGCAGCAAGAGCGATGA
- a CDS encoding phage NinH family protein, whose protein sequence is MTAVARELGVYRATVRRFARDLNGSEHLVSRGQLFTMCRQRGTSGNKL, encoded by the coding sequence ATGACCGCTGTTGCAAGAGAGCTTGGTGTTTATAGGGCAACAGTAAGGCGGTTCGCAAGGGATTTGAATGGTAGTGAACATTTGGTATCGCGCGGGCAGTTATTCACAATGTGCAGACAGCGTGGAACGTCGGGTAATAAATTATGA
- a CDS encoding DUF1133 family protein: MRRDEPFYLLTQHAKKSDIRRVWFGHRKNISDSQRVWVRYMLLLWGRVYGGDDYAEGGECSVIGRLMVHSDWNENEGKRIIQVVNDLHKMGYKGDELFKKSHEILNPKSILSDLIALAKEQDDAAFIESVINKTFKLSNPIRHVAIKRYCDRKYPQKMARELRFGQNVSIQQCTRRIEWALEILEEELYYAIKREEPEY, from the coding sequence ATGAGAAGAGATGAGCCATTCTATTTGTTAACTCAGCATGCCAAAAAAAGCGATATTCGTAGGGTATGGTTTGGGCATCGTAAAAACATCAGTGACTCTCAACGTGTTTGGGTTAGATATATGCTTCTCTTATGGGGTAGGGTATATGGAGGTGATGATTACGCAGAAGGTGGTGAGTGTAGTGTCATCGGGCGGCTTATGGTTCACTCAGACTGGAATGAAAATGAAGGTAAGCGGATTATTCAGGTAGTTAATGACTTACATAAGATGGGTTACAAAGGTGATGAACTTTTTAAAAAGTCACACGAAATTCTAAATCCAAAAAGTATTTTAAGCGACCTCATCGCTCTCGCCAAAGAACAAGATGATGCCGCTTTTATTGAATCAGTCATTAACAAGACGTTTAAGTTAAGCAACCCAATTCGTCATGTAGCTATTAAACGATATTGTGATCGCAAATACCCGCAAAAAATGGCTCGCGAATTAAGGTTTGGTCAAAACGTTAGTATTCAGCAATGCACTCGACGTATTGAATGGGCGCTTGAAATACTGGAAGAAGAGCTATATTACGCAATAAAAAGAGAGGAACCGGAATATTAG
- a CDS encoding YbgA family protein, which translates to MVNILTSNDKSNTSGKKITVGISSCLLGDSVRFDGGHKRFHFAVDELSDYFEYQQACPEMAIGLPTPRPALRLVKSDEDSVRLKFSDGREGDLTEEMLQFSTTYLSKLLNLSGYIVCKNSPSCGLERVRVYDSVGNGNKKSGMGLFTEQLLKAMPWLPVEEDGRLSDPHIRENFIIRVFALHELNELKKNPFNRHSLIDFHTRYKLLLLAHSQPLYRELGRFVASNNEWDSIDSYFDEYRNKFMNLLQHQATRRNHTNVLMHIQGYFKRYLTSNQRQALSKLILEYRQGTQPLLAPLTLITHYLSEYPDNYLNNQKYFHPYPQSLRLRYGL; encoded by the coding sequence ATGGTTAATATTCTTACCTCTAATGATAAGAGCAATACATCAGGTAAAAAAATCACTGTAGGTATTAGCTCATGCTTATTGGGCGATAGTGTTAGATTTGATGGTGGTCATAAGCGCTTTCATTTTGCTGTAGATGAGTTATCAGATTATTTCGAATACCAGCAAGCATGCCCGGAAATGGCGATTGGTTTACCAACACCTAGACCTGCATTGAGGCTAGTTAAATCTGACGAAGATAGCGTTAGACTCAAATTCAGCGATGGTCGTGAAGGCGATTTAACTGAAGAAATGCTTCAGTTTTCGACTACTTATTTGAGTAAACTTTTAAATTTAAGTGGTTATATTGTATGTAAAAACTCACCTAGCTGTGGTTTGGAAAGGGTTCGAGTATATGATTCTGTTGGCAATGGTAATAAAAAGTCTGGAATGGGGCTTTTTACTGAACAATTACTCAAAGCAATGCCTTGGTTGCCTGTTGAGGAAGATGGGAGGTTAAGCGACCCTCATATTCGAGAGAATTTTATTATACGGGTATTTGCTCTTCATGAGCTAAATGAACTAAAGAAAAACCCCTTCAATCGGCACTCATTAATCGACTTTCATACTCGATATAAGCTCCTTTTATTGGCGCATTCACAGCCTCTTTATCGAGAACTTGGTCGTTTTGTTGCTAGTAACAATGAATGGGATTCAATCGATTCTTATTTTGATGAGTATCGAAATAAGTTTATGAATTTATTACAACACCAAGCAACTAGGCGCAATCACACTAATGTGCTTATGCATATCCAAGGTTACTTTAAACGCTATCTGACATCAAACCAAAGACAAGCATTGAGTAAGTTAATCCTCGAATACCGCCAAGGAACACAGCCTTTATTGGCTCCATTAACATTAATTACGCACTATTTATCTGAATATCCAGATAACTATTTGAATAATCAAAAATATTTTCATCCTTATCCTCAGTCATTAAGACTGCGATATGGATTATGA
- a CDS encoding phage holin, lambda family has protein sequence MRMPEKNTEFWVQVWDWITINAPLIAGVLLAAMTALTREKRDGAGWKSSLAEAFICACISIGIITALEYAKLPISLAQFCGVFIGFLGTKKIGGIVEVVMSFFKNKFGVNK, from the coding sequence ATGCGCATGCCTGAAAAAAATACCGAGTTCTGGGTGCAGGTCTGGGACTGGATAACAATTAATGCGCCACTTATCGCAGGCGTTTTGTTAGCCGCTATGACTGCGCTGACACGAGAAAAGAGAGATGGTGCAGGATGGAAGTCATCACTCGCCGAGGCCTTTATATGCGCCTGTATCAGTATTGGGATTATTACCGCTCTGGAGTATGCAAAGTTACCGATTAGCCTTGCTCAATTCTGCGGCGTATTCATCGGGTTTTTGGGTACCAAGAAAATTGGTGGAATTGTTGAGGTGGTAATGTCGTTCTTCAAAAATAAATTCGGAGTTAACAAATGA
- a CDS encoding M15 family metallopeptidase — MTLGEKQRKFTRMIADLIIFAYDNGYELSFNEAYRTPEQAALNAKNGSGIKSSLHTEKLAVDFNLFKDGKYLTATNDHKLLGEYWESIGGTWGGRFNDGNHYSLEHNGVK, encoded by the coding sequence ATGACACTAGGTGAAAAACAACGCAAATTTACTCGTATGATTGCTGATTTGATTATCTTCGCGTACGACAATGGGTATGAGCTTTCATTCAATGAGGCTTACCGAACCCCAGAGCAAGCGGCGCTGAATGCCAAAAATGGCTCAGGCATTAAAAGTAGTCTGCACACTGAAAAGCTAGCAGTGGATTTTAACTTATTCAAAGATGGAAAATATCTAACAGCTACCAATGACCATAAATTACTTGGTGAGTATTGGGAATCTATCGGTGGTACGTGGGGCGGTCGATTCAATGACGGTAATCACTACTCGTTAGAGCACAACGGCGTGAAGTGA
- the lysC gene encoding Rz1-like lysis system protein LysC, with the protein MTALPLLLLIVLLTGCGNTKTEYVLAPHIPIPASLLADCPIPDIPDKMTWGDIAEYNIELMSVIKACNLDKKAIREIEYHRLHDKGDSN; encoded by the coding sequence ATGACTGCGCTCCCGTTGCTGCTCCTGATAGTCTTATTAACAGGATGCGGCAATACAAAGACTGAATATGTATTAGCGCCTCACATCCCAATTCCTGCAAGCTTACTAGCTGATTGCCCGATACCAGATATCCCCGACAAAATGACGTGGGGTGATATTGCTGAATACAATATTGAGCTGATGTCGGTAATTAAGGCGTGCAACTTGGACAAGAAAGCAATACGGGAAATTGAGTATCATAGGTTACATGACAAGGGTGATAGTAATTAG
- a CDS encoding KilA-N domain-containing protein, with product MKELSVFNTPVRVGDDGYISITDIWKAAKAAGMKVDNLRPVDFLRSSVTQSFINELVKGGNSTPFIIFKGRNGGTFATKFLAYEYAGYIDPAFKVGVYTVLDKYFSGELISVASFMAEANMAGYIFNQESSVVSDCARTMNYWGRGGRKAHLLHNKQEAENKLQIALDYK from the coding sequence ATGAAAGAATTATCGGTTTTTAACACACCAGTAAGAGTGGGTGATGATGGATATATATCAATCACTGATATTTGGAAGGCTGCAAAGGCAGCGGGTATGAAAGTAGATAACTTACGACCAGTTGACTTCCTAAGAAGTTCAGTAACTCAGTCATTTATCAATGAGTTAGTAAAAGGTGGAAATTCTACACCTTTTATAATATTTAAAGGTCGCAACGGTGGAACGTTCGCAACTAAGTTCTTGGCTTATGAATATGCTGGATATATAGACCCTGCGTTCAAGGTTGGCGTTTACACGGTTCTGGATAAATATTTCTCTGGTGAGTTAATCTCAGTTGCTAGCTTTATGGCTGAAGCAAATATGGCAGGGTATATATTCAATCAAGAATCATCAGTTGTCAGTGACTGTGCGAGAACAATGAATTACTGGGGTAGAGGTGGAAGAAAAGCCCACTTGCTACACAATAAGCAAGAAGCAGAAAACAAACTGCAAATTGCACTGGATTACAAGTAG
- a CDS encoding YfbU family protein: MKYSQAEKLQLMMLCEIYRAMGIENSFNPDLVEEAISTDNYWALSWEYPSLETEDETPSKVKLFGDTVDMYDMLSYTYKRLSDEDKKDVSEAVPHFSPEYSLTFPGFDGNNESEYIQIGRLLKTMGRFSGTELTKNSHSPSVETYRRMLDIFLPIRHKFVFNEGIRKQELIDILLERIHPSNR, translated from the coding sequence ATGAAATATTCTCAAGCCGAAAAACTTCAATTAATGATGCTTTGTGAAATTTACAGAGCTATGGGAATAGAAAATAGTTTTAATCCTGACCTCGTTGAAGAGGCTATTTCCACTGATAACTATTGGGCCCTGTCATGGGAATACCCATCTCTAGAAACTGAAGATGAAACTCCATCTAAAGTTAAATTATTTGGTGATACCGTTGATATGTATGACATGCTTTCATATACATATAAAAGACTTAGTGATGAGGATAAGAAAGATGTCAGCGAAGCCGTACCTCATTTCTCTCCAGAATATTCTCTAACTTTCCCTGGCTTCGATGGGAATAATGAATCTGAATACATACAAATAGGTAGATTGTTAAAAACCATGGGGCGTTTCTCAGGTACAGAACTAACTAAAAACTCTCACTCCCCCTCAGTAGAAACATATAGACGAATGTTAGATATATTTTTACCTATACGTCATAAGTTTGTATTTAATGAAGGAATCCGCAAGCAAGAGTTAATAGATATACTGTTAGAGCGAATTCACCCGAGTAATAGATAG
- a CDS encoding terminase → MKPEHLALLRDKLWRLNHLYWITNKEGKPVRFKMTPEQLEYFEGMHTRNIILKARQLGFTTEVCIIQLDAALFEAAKCALIAHTLNDAKRLFREKIKYAYEKLPEEIKAANPASNDAAGELVFSKGGSLYISTSFRGGTLRYLHVSEFGKICAKYPEKAREIVTGAFEAVSSDCFTTIESTAEGRAGYFYDYCQSAEKAQLQDKRLSNLDWKFFFFSWWKNPEYAIDPVEQLPQRLVDYFDEISSKHGVQLNERQKAWYYAKEKTLGDDMKREYPSIPSEAFQQSVEGAYYAKQFRFLYENKRIGSLPDNSHLPVHTYWDIGVGDSTSIWFIREVGEEFHVIDHYSNSGEGLRHYMKVLKDKGYNYESHNGPHDIENREFGSDAKSRKELAREGYEIDGQIYSIRFEVVPRVSIDEGIEAVREILPLCAFDEHKCGDGIAHLEAYRKEWDDKKGCWKDKPLHDYTSHDADGFRYFAVSRRNVKRPAFEINLGTTF, encoded by the coding sequence ATGAAGCCAGAACATCTTGCATTATTGAGAGATAAACTCTGGCGATTGAATCATCTCTACTGGATCACCAACAAAGAAGGTAAGCCAGTTCGATTTAAAATGACGCCTGAGCAGCTTGAATACTTTGAAGGGATGCACACGCGAAACATTATCTTAAAGGCTCGTCAGCTGGGTTTCACGACTGAGGTCTGCATCATCCAATTAGATGCAGCGCTATTTGAGGCGGCTAAATGTGCATTGATAGCCCATACGTTAAATGATGCCAAGCGACTATTCAGGGAAAAGATAAAGTATGCCTATGAAAAGCTACCCGAAGAAATTAAAGCTGCAAATCCGGCGAGTAATGATGCGGCTGGTGAATTGGTTTTTAGCAAAGGCGGGTCACTTTATATCAGCACGTCATTTCGTGGCGGCACACTCCGATATTTACATGTATCTGAGTTCGGTAAGATATGTGCTAAGTACCCAGAGAAAGCCCGTGAGATTGTCACTGGTGCTTTTGAGGCGGTATCAAGCGATTGTTTCACGACGATTGAAAGCACAGCGGAAGGTCGAGCAGGTTATTTTTATGATTACTGCCAGTCTGCTGAGAAAGCGCAACTCCAGGATAAGAGATTATCTAACCTAGACTGGAAATTCTTTTTCTTCTCATGGTGGAAGAATCCTGAATATGCCATTGACCCTGTTGAGCAATTACCACAGCGATTAGTTGACTACTTTGATGAAATATCTAGTAAGCATGGCGTTCAATTAAACGAGCGCCAGAAAGCTTGGTATTACGCCAAAGAGAAAACACTTGGCGACGATATGAAACGGGAATACCCGTCAATACCGTCTGAGGCATTTCAGCAATCTGTTGAGGGTGCTTACTACGCTAAACAATTCCGTTTCCTGTACGAAAATAAACGCATTGGTTCACTCCCTGATAACTCACATTTACCCGTACATACGTATTGGGATATTGGCGTGGGTGACTCAACATCAATCTGGTTCATTCGTGAAGTTGGTGAGGAGTTTCACGTTATCGACCATTACTCAAACAGTGGCGAGGGTCTACGGCACTATATGAAAGTGTTGAAAGATAAAGGCTACAACTATGAGAGTCACAATGGGCCACACGATATTGAGAATAGGGAATTTGGTTCTGATGCTAAATCACGTAAAGAATTAGCGCGTGAAGGGTATGAGATTGACGGGCAGATTTACTCAATTCGATTTGAGGTCGTGCCAAGGGTGTCTATCGATGAAGGTATCGAGGCTGTGCGTGAAATATTGCCGCTCTGTGCTTTCGACGAGCATAAATGCGGAGATGGTATTGCTCACTTAGAAGCCTATCGCAAAGAGTGGGACGACAAGAAAGGGTGCTGGAAAGACAAGCCACTTCATGACTACACATCACACGATGCTGATGGGTTCCGTTATTTTGCTGTAAGTAGACGGAATGTTAAACGTCCAGCATTCGAAATTAACCTAGGAACAACCTTCTGA